A region from the Pseudomonas sp. P8_229 genome encodes:
- the serB gene encoding phosphoserine phosphatase SerB, which translates to MREIVLINITGVDRPGLTAAITGVLAQGGVNILDIGQAVIHDTLSFGILVEIPDSEQGKAVLKDILFKGYELDQQVRFTPVSEEDYQQWVGNQGKKRHIVTLLTRKVTAGQLQAVSSITAKYGLNIDHIDRLSGRMPLDTPEDKGKGCIEFSVRGEAADPQALRAEFLSVAQELNVDIAFQEDSLFRRNRRLAVFDMDSTLIEAEVIDELAKAAGVGEQVSAITERAMAGELDFRASFKERLALLKGLDVSVLDSIGASLRLTEGAETLFAELKRLGYKTAILSGGFTYFAKQLQARLGIDYVFANELEVVDGKCTGVAIEPIVDAQRKADLLTELAHKEGLRLEQTIAVGDGANDLPMLAIAGLGVAFRAKPLVKQSAKQAISTLGLDGVLYLLGFRDRDGQL; encoded by the coding sequence TTGCGCGAAATCGTCCTGATTAACATCACGGGAGTCGACCGTCCGGGTCTGACTGCGGCCATTACCGGCGTTCTGGCCCAGGGTGGTGTGAACATCCTGGACATCGGTCAGGCGGTGATCCACGACACCCTGTCGTTCGGCATCCTGGTCGAGATTCCCGATTCCGAGCAAGGCAAAGCCGTGCTCAAGGACATCCTGTTCAAGGGCTACGAGCTCGATCAGCAGGTGCGCTTCACCCCGGTGTCCGAAGAGGATTACCAGCAATGGGTGGGCAATCAGGGCAAGAAACGCCACATCGTCACCCTGTTGACCCGCAAAGTGACCGCCGGCCAATTGCAGGCGGTCAGCTCGATCACCGCCAAATATGGCTTGAACATCGACCATATCGACCGTCTGTCGGGGCGCATGCCGCTGGACACGCCAGAGGACAAGGGCAAGGGCTGCATCGAGTTCTCCGTGCGTGGCGAAGCGGCTGATCCGCAGGCCCTGCGCGCTGAATTCCTCAGCGTCGCCCAAGAGCTGAACGTCGATATCGCCTTTCAGGAAGATTCGCTGTTCCGCCGCAACCGGCGTCTGGCGGTGTTTGACATGGACTCGACGCTGATCGAAGCCGAAGTCATCGATGAGCTGGCCAAAGCGGCCGGTGTGGGCGAGCAAGTTTCGGCCATCACCGAGCGGGCGATGGCCGGCGAACTGGATTTCCGTGCCAGTTTCAAGGAGCGTCTGGCGTTGCTCAAGGGCCTGGACGTCAGCGTGCTGGACTCGATCGGCGCGTCGCTGCGGTTGACCGAAGGCGCCGAAACCCTGTTCGCCGAACTCAAGCGACTGGGTTACAAGACGGCGATCCTGTCCGGCGGCTTTACTTACTTCGCCAAGCAGTTGCAGGCCAGGCTCGGCATCGACTACGTGTTCGCCAACGAACTGGAAGTGGTCGACGGCAAGTGCACCGGCGTGGCGATCGAGCCGATTGTCGACGCCCAGCGCAAGGCTGATCTGCTGACGGAACTGGCGCACAAGGAAGGCCTGCGTCTGGAGCAGACCATTGCGGTTGGCGACGGCGCGAATGACCTGCCGATGCTGGCGATCGCCGGGCTGGGTGTGGCCTTCCGCGCCAAGCCGCTGGTCAAACAGTCGGCCAAGCAAGCGATTTCCACCCTGGGGTTGGATGGTGTGTTGTATCTGTTGGGCTTTCGCGACCGCGACGGGCAGCTTTAA
- a CDS encoding molecular chaperone, producing the protein MSQTISPPLLSTPTPTQSRLSFCEATPRDLKRWIAGLPKANIGETARQLYQGLGELNLLLTPSDNRLQLLELLRPEVYFVCQHLERHFLHQAIMLDDRSRKISNLCQALQSQLAIGYKQIVLRIAPKYNKDRATLVSQALQRAAHALKGQLQRAAQLYSPAPEQLWFELHQLYRCACGLQLQQRRVHDDLASLTTELSLEQTYIATLLLGSARCNQLRQNQIARLAEVLEPWSAQLKLHFGGTDDGLFAISAELDTGPRYRSMFRKEQQDALLGFNPQALVNVIEAHLLHQETSTPLPVPAGLSLDTLQHVHASWGQTAERSFQRTPGQGNLTVCVGMSALHFYLGGERTFSELLKHPGARAANFSSAVAKGEKDSWSQAFDAAPQSNADEFLPYEEIQYDHIGEDESTTDHTPHYPTYTLPVINHSPGGYCLGWPSEVPAELQAGEMVGIQDSSNQGWSIAVVRWIRQVRGAGAQMGIELVAPYAEPCGLQLVRSRDDHSHYLRGLLLPEISAIDLPATLLAPRLPFQEGHKVLINTHGEEHRAGLDRRVASTHSFNQFAYRSLEAAHNGGSEEDFDSLWKSL; encoded by the coding sequence ATGAGCCAGACCATTTCCCCACCGCTGCTAAGCACCCCGACTCCAACGCAGTCGCGCCTGTCGTTCTGCGAAGCCACCCCGCGCGACCTCAAACGCTGGATCGCCGGCCTGCCCAAGGCCAACATCGGCGAAACCGCCCGCCAGTTGTATCAAGGCCTGGGCGAACTCAACCTACTGCTCACCCCCAGCGATAATCGCCTGCAACTCTTGGAGCTGCTGCGTCCCGAGGTGTATTTCGTCTGCCAGCATCTGGAACGGCACTTCCTGCATCAGGCGATCATGCTCGACGATCGTTCGCGCAAGATCAGTAACCTGTGTCAGGCACTGCAAAGTCAGCTGGCCATCGGTTACAAGCAGATCGTTCTGCGCATTGCGCCCAAGTACAACAAGGATCGGGCGACGCTGGTCAGTCAGGCCCTGCAACGAGCCGCGCATGCACTCAAGGGGCAACTGCAGCGAGCCGCGCAGCTGTATAGCCCGGCACCGGAACAGCTGTGGTTCGAGCTGCATCAGTTGTACCGCTGCGCCTGCGGATTGCAGCTGCAACAGCGCCGCGTGCATGACGATCTGGCGAGCCTGACCACCGAACTGAGCCTGGAACAGACCTACATTGCCACCCTGCTGCTGGGCAGCGCTCGCTGCAACCAACTGCGCCAGAACCAGATCGCACGGCTGGCTGAAGTGCTGGAACCGTGGAGCGCCCAGCTCAAGCTGCATTTTGGCGGCACGGACGACGGCCTGTTCGCCATCAGCGCCGAACTGGACACCGGCCCGCGCTATCGCAGCATGTTTCGCAAAGAACAACAGGACGCCCTGCTCGGCTTCAATCCGCAAGCCCTGGTGAATGTCATCGAAGCGCATTTACTGCATCAGGAGACCTCGACGCCCCTGCCCGTCCCGGCAGGACTGAGCCTCGACACCTTGCAACATGTGCACGCCAGTTGGGGCCAGACCGCCGAGCGCAGTTTTCAGCGTACCCCAGGCCAAGGCAACCTGACCGTGTGCGTGGGCATGAGCGCCCTGCACTTTTATCTGGGCGGCGAGCGCACCTTCAGCGAACTGCTCAAGCACCCCGGTGCCCGTGCCGCCAACTTCAGCAGCGCCGTGGCCAAGGGCGAAAAGGACAGCTGGAGCCAGGCTTTCGACGCCGCCCCGCAAAGCAACGCGGATGAGTTTCTGCCCTACGAAGAAATCCAGTACGACCATATCGGTGAAGACGAAAGCACAACCGACCACACACCGCACTACCCGACCTATACGTTGCCGGTGATCAACCACAGTCCCGGTGGTTATTGCCTGGGCTGGCCGAGCGAGGTGCCCGCCGAGTTGCAGGCCGGGGAGATGGTCGGGATTCAGGACAGTTCGAATCAGGGCTGGAGCATTGCGGTGGTCCGCTGGATTCGTCAGGTACGCGGTGCAGGAGCACAAATGGGCATCGAGCTGGTGGCGCCGTACGCCGAACCCTGCGGTTTGCAACTGGTGCGTTCGCGGGACGATCACAGCCACTATTTGCGTGGCCTGTTACTGCCCGAGATCAGCGCCATCGACTTGCCCGCAACCTTGCTCGCACCGCGTCTGCCGTTTCAGGAAGGCCATAAAGTGTTGATCAACACCCACGGCGAAGAACACCGCGCCGGACTGGATCGACGGGTGGCGAGTACGCACAGTTTCAATCAGTTTGCCTATCGCTCGCTGGAGGCCGCGCACAATGGCGGGAGCGAGGAGGATTTCGATTCGCTGTGGAAGTCGTTATAA
- the asd gene encoding archaetidylserine decarboxylase (Phosphatidylserine decarboxylase is synthesized as a single chain precursor. Generation of the pyruvoyl active site from a Ser is coupled to cleavage of a Gly-Ser bond between the larger (beta) and smaller (alpha chains). It is an integral membrane protein.), giving the protein MKERLFILSQYLLPHHLLSRLAGCVAECRVRWFKNAFTQWFAKRYQVDMSQALVEDLTAYEHFNAFFTRALKDGARPLDETPGAILSPADGAVSQLGPIEHGRVFQAKGHSFSVLELLGGDTANAAPFMGGDFATIYLSPKDYHRVHMPLAGTLREMVYIPGRIFSVNQTTAENVPELFARNERVACIFDTERGPMAVVLVGAMIVASIETVWAGLVTPPKRELKTFRYDEAARAPIHLEKGAELGRFKLGSTAIVLFGPDQVKWAEELVAGSPVQMGQGLALPTA; this is encoded by the coding sequence ATGAAAGAGCGTCTGTTTATCCTCAGCCAGTACCTGCTGCCTCATCACCTGCTGTCGCGCCTGGCCGGCTGCGTTGCCGAGTGCCGTGTGCGCTGGTTCAAAAATGCCTTCACCCAGTGGTTCGCCAAGCGTTATCAGGTGGACATGTCGCAAGCGCTGGTCGAAGACCTGACCGCCTACGAGCACTTCAACGCCTTCTTCACCCGCGCCCTGAAAGACGGCGCGCGCCCACTGGACGAAACCCCGGGCGCGATCCTCAGCCCGGCCGACGGCGCGGTCAGCCAGCTCGGTCCGATCGAACACGGTCGCGTGTTCCAGGCCAAGGGCCACAGCTTCAGCGTGCTGGAACTGCTCGGCGGTGACACAGCCAACGCTGCGCCGTTCATGGGCGGCGACTTCGCCACCATCTACCTGTCGCCGAAGGATTACCACCGCGTGCACATGCCGCTGGCCGGCACCCTGCGCGAGATGGTCTACATCCCGGGCCGAATCTTCTCGGTCAACCAGACCACCGCCGAAAACGTTCCGGAGCTGTTCGCCCGCAACGAGCGTGTGGCGTGCATCTTCGACACCGAGCGCGGACCGATGGCCGTGGTACTGGTCGGCGCGATGATCGTCGCGTCGATCGAAACCGTGTGGGCCGGTCTGGTCACTCCACCGAAGCGTGAACTGAAAACCTTCCGCTACGACGAAGCCGCTCGTGCGCCGATCCATCTGGAAAAAGGCGCTGAACTTGGCCGCTTCAAGCTGGGTTCGACCGCAATCGTGCTGTTCGGGCCGGATCAGGTGAAATGGGCTGAAGAACTGGTCGCCGGTTCGCCAGTGCAGATGGGTCAAGGCCTGGCGCTGCCAACAGCCTGA
- a CDS encoding AhpA/YtjB family protein, producing MNRPTPVKTDNFFLLIFRALRHRRVPIALRIASHNVILVALALVIYAGVMGLQFKQAMHEQADALGESLTTQTATSATELLVSNDILSLNVLLNNLTKNKLVAHAAIYSVDNRILAESGQRPKHSLLGEAEGMYESKITFQDVTAGQLRISLDMDQFQQPMTISLQSMGILSAILLALSLALSLRMGRYLSTPLLQLRVWLRNIDEYTPGTDRQDEIGDLARQLHANFAPEPAPKPEPEPEPEFEEEDEPEFEVRNLRDPSFDETRPLAAQKPAPRHVVSTVEDDEDDDAFADLRDESLDEAPQPVVRKATPSVPQHSAVLAVQLGSQEQLRRLPRARLEELLERYRDCLDQAASLYQGEIETLNDGSTLMLFHTEDSGDDYLTNAICCGELLRALGHQLQIEVADSGITLQLQLGLTLGDELFGLSQIDLLLTDSAQDALALSQHSRNLLLVERKIGDDSLIRQRARIRPIASPEGACCVERLMEPYPSMLERQLARMHERRA from the coding sequence GTGAACCGGCCCACGCCAGTTAAAACCGATAACTTCTTCCTGCTGATCTTCCGTGCACTGCGTCATCGCCGTGTACCGATTGCATTGCGCATTGCCAGCCATAACGTGATCCTGGTCGCTCTGGCCCTGGTGATCTATGCCGGGGTGATGGGCTTGCAGTTCAAGCAGGCCATGCACGAGCAGGCCGATGCGCTGGGCGAAAGCCTGACCACGCAGACCGCCACCTCCGCCACTGAACTGTTGGTGTCCAACGACATCCTCAGTCTCAACGTGCTGCTCAACAACCTGACCAAAAACAAACTGGTGGCCCACGCGGCTATCTATAGCGTGGACAACCGCATCCTCGCCGAATCCGGTCAGCGCCCCAAGCACAGCCTGCTGGGCGAAGCCGAGGGCATGTACGAGAGCAAGATCACCTTCCAGGACGTGACGGCCGGGCAATTGCGCATCAGCCTGGACATGGATCAGTTCCAGCAGCCGATGACCATCAGCCTGCAGAGCATGGGTATTCTCAGCGCAATCCTGCTGGCGCTGTCACTGGCCTTGAGCCTGCGCATGGGCCGCTACCTGTCCACGCCGCTCCTGCAATTGCGCGTATGGCTGCGCAATATCGACGAATACACCCCGGGCACCGACCGTCAGGACGAGATCGGCGATCTGGCGCGCCAGCTGCACGCCAACTTCGCTCCGGAGCCTGCGCCAAAGCCTGAGCCTGAGCCGGAACCCGAGTTCGAAGAAGAGGATGAGCCGGAGTTCGAAGTGCGCAATCTGCGTGACCCGAGCTTTGACGAAACCCGCCCGCTGGCCGCGCAAAAGCCGGCGCCGCGCCACGTGGTCAGCACTGTCGAAGACGATGAAGACGACGACGCGTTTGCCGACCTGCGCGACGAATCGCTGGATGAAGCGCCACAACCGGTCGTACGCAAGGCCACGCCGAGCGTGCCGCAACACAGTGCGGTGCTTGCCGTGCAACTGGGCTCGCAGGAGCAACTGCGTCGCCTGCCGCGTGCGCGTCTGGAAGAGTTGCTGGAACGTTATCGCGATTGCCTCGATCAGGCAGCCTCGCTGTATCAGGGCGAAATCGAAACCCTGAACGACGGCAGCACGCTGATGCTGTTCCACACCGAAGACAGTGGCGACGACTACCTGACCAACGCGATCTGCTGCGGCGAGTTGCTGCGGGCGCTGGGTCATCAGTTGCAGATCGAAGTCGCCGACAGCGGCATCACCCTGCAATTGCAGCTGGGCCTGACCCTGGGCGATGAGCTGTTCGGTCTGAGCCAGATCGACCTGCTGCTGACCGATTCGGCTCAGGATGCCCTGGCCCTGTCGCAGCACAGCCGCAACCTGCTGCTGGTCGAGCGCAAGATCGGTGACGACTCGCTGATTCGCCAGCGTGCACGGATCCGCCCGATCGCCAGCCCTGAAGGGGCTTGCTGTGTGGAGCGCTTGATGGAGCCGTATCCATCGATGCTCGAACGGCAACTGGCGCGGATGCATGAGCGCCGGGCGTAA
- a CDS encoding IS110 family transposase → MAMPVVTTQSIIGVDVAKDELVIYHAESDQLETISNTKAAIKKWLKTAAKPVAIAIEATNIYHQEFADLAYADGCVIYMVGGYELSHYRKGVNVRAKTDALDARLLARYLTNEGDHLRPWTPPSPLYCRLISLFRRRAALVQARVSLKQSWENEPLLKTAFKNQINAMQRLEILLEKTILAQIDEAGLGAQLKRCMKVEGIGTLTGARLLASFQRGDFRNADAFIAFLGLDLRISDSGKKKGRRCLTKRGDSEARRLLHNAAMAASRTSAWKGFYEALRERGLSTTQALVALARKLARVVFALLKNQSEYSPKAV, encoded by the coding sequence ATGCCCGTCGTTACCACTCAGTCGATTATCGGGGTTGATGTCGCCAAGGACGAACTGGTGATTTATCACGCCGAATCAGATCAGCTCGAGACAATCTCCAATACCAAAGCGGCGATCAAGAAATGGCTCAAAACCGCTGCCAAGCCAGTGGCAATCGCCATCGAAGCCACCAATATCTATCACCAGGAATTTGCTGATCTGGCGTATGCCGATGGTTGCGTGATCTATATGGTTGGCGGTTATGAGCTCAGCCATTACCGCAAAGGTGTGAACGTTCGCGCCAAAACTGATGCGCTGGATGCCCGATTACTGGCCCGTTATCTGACAAACGAAGGGGACCACTTACGCCCTTGGACACCGCCGTCGCCCTTGTATTGCCGGCTCATCAGTCTTTTCCGGCGTCGTGCGGCTCTGGTCCAGGCTCGTGTCAGCCTCAAGCAGAGCTGGGAGAATGAGCCATTGCTCAAAACCGCTTTCAAAAATCAGATAAACGCCATGCAAAGACTGGAAATCCTGCTGGAGAAAACGATCCTGGCGCAGATAGACGAAGCCGGTTTAGGCGCTCAGCTCAAGCGTTGCATGAAGGTAGAAGGCATCGGTACGTTGACCGGCGCCCGCTTGCTCGCATCCTTTCAGCGTGGGGACTTCAGGAATGCCGACGCTTTCATCGCCTTTCTAGGCCTGGATCTGCGCATATCGGACTCAGGCAAAAAGAAAGGCCGTCGCTGCCTGACCAAACGAGGCGACTCAGAGGCACGTCGATTGCTGCACAACGCTGCAATGGCGGCGAGCCGGACCTCGGCGTGGAAAGGGTTTTATGAGGCTTTAAGAGAGCGCGGATTGAGCACTACCCAAGCACTGGTCGCACTAGCCCGCAAGCTTGCCCGGGTGGTATTTGCTCTGTTGAAAAACCAGAGCGAATACTCACCTAAAGCCGTTTAG